The Maledivibacter sp. region CTATACCTAAAAAATAAGCAATTTTCCCATCGTCCACCAATTTTTTTTCCAATGCCTTACCTATTTTCTTTTTTTGTGCATCCTTTTCACCGGTTATCAATATCATGATTGGTTTTTGATTATATTTTTCAGCCCTTATTTCTTTAGTTATCCAGCTTTTTTCCCATTTATTATCCCTAATAAATATCTTTTCTCTTATCCATGTTTGTTCATCCTCTAATGCTGTCCCAATAATTCCTCCACCGGTGATTTGATAGTTATCTACTATCACAAATCTACTTGTTTCTTGTATTACATGGGTAAGATCAAAGGCTATTGCTTTATCTAGTTTGAGTATGCATTCTGCCACATCATGTTTTTCCACTATATCTTTTTTTTGTTTTTCTAAGTTGGATGCATCTATTATCATATTTATTTTTTCTAAACTCACATCTACCTTAGTAGTTCCTAGTTTTAATATATACTTCTTATCCTTTGCCATAGGAAATTTGCCAAGCCAAAACAAATTTACTTTTATTCTACTTGTAACACTTGGTTTGTACTGATTTAAGCACGTGGCTATTTCCCCTCTTGTTATATATATCTGTTGTTCCAGGGTGAATCCTGTAGCATATCCAGTAGCTACACTTAATTGCTTCTCCTTATTAAATCCTTCTATGGATTTCACTCTACTTTTTTTCCCAGATGGATAAAATATTACTTCATCGCCTACGCTCAATTTCCCCGACGTCACAGTCCCAGATACAATTCTCCTTGAATCCCCATCCTTTGTAAATTTGTACACTGCCTGTACAGGCATCCTAAATGGTCGATCTTCATGCTTTTTTTCTTTTCTAAAGCTATCCAGGGTTTCTAAAACCGTTTCACCATCATACCAGTTCATTTCTTTGGAGAAACTTACTACATTATCTCCCTTCATTCCACTCACCGGTACAAATGATTTTGCAGATATATTTATCTTTTTAAAAAAGTTATTAAGCTCCTTAACAATATTTTTATACACTTCTTCATCATATTTCACTAAATCCATCTTATTTATTAAGACGGATACCTGCTTAATCCCAAGCATAGATAGCATATATCCATGTCTTCGTGAATTTTCCTTTATCCCTTCATCTGCATCTATAACTAATAAAGCTGCTTCTGCCCTAGAGGCACCGGTTATCATATTTTTTAAGAATTCTATATGCCCCGGCGAATCCAATATTAGATAATTCCTTTTTATTGTCTTAAAAAAACATCTAGCCGTATCTATGGTTATGCCTTGAGCTTGTTCGTCCTTTAGTGCATCTAATAGAAATGCATATTCAAAGGGTTTGGAATTCCTTCTGCACATTTCTTTTACCTGCTCAAGCTTACCTTCTGGTAATGAATCTGTATCCGCCAAAAGTCTGCCAATAATTGTACTTTTTCCATGGTCTACATGCCCAACTATCACTATATTCATATCTTCTCTATGATCTTGAGATTCCTTGATTTTTCCCTTACATATATCCACCTGTTCTCAACTCCTCTAGTCCTCCACCATCTTCCTTATCCTGCTCCCTTCCTGCTCTTTCCGCTATATTTGAAAACTTTCCTGTTTTTAATTCTTCTATTATCTCATCAACATTCTTAGCATTTGACTCTATTGGTTTTGTACAAGGATAACATCCTAAGGACCTATATCTTTTACCATCACCTTGATCAAAATATAATGATACCATAGGTATATTTTCTCTTTTTATATATTCCCATATATCTAATTCCGTCCAGTCCAATAGGGGATGTATTCTAACATGGGTCCCAGGTGCAAAATCAGTATTAAACTGATTCCAAAACTCAGGAGGCTGATCTCCTATATCCCAGCTGCTTTTTTTATCCCTTGGTGAAAAATATCTTTCCTTTGAGCGGCTCCCCTCCTCATCAGCTCTTATTCCAACGATTACACCCTTAAAAGGCGTTGTATTTCTATCCTCTTCATATCTCCCTGTTTCGTGATTAATTCTATATCTGGGCCATTTACCATTAAGTGTGTTAACTAGAGCTTCAGTTTTCAAGTTTTTGCAGCACTCTATTCTCGTTGCATTACCATCGGGAAATGTCTGTTTTTTTTCTAATGCATCCCTATTCTGTCCATATATCATATCTAATTTCCATTCCATAGCTAATTTATCTCTATGTTCAATCATTTCTGGAATTTTATAGTTTGTATCTATATGGATAAGTGGAAAGGGTACATGCCCAAAAAAGGCCTTTCTAGCAAGCCATAATAATACTGTACTGTCCTTTCCAATTGACCATAACATACATAGATTTGTGAATTCACTATAGGCTTCCCTCAAAATATAAATGCTTTTAGATTCTAGTCTATCTAAATGATACATATTCCTCCCCCTTTTTTCCCTATATTATTGTATTCATCACCTTTAATTATGTTATTTTCTAAGATAATAGTCTTAATCTGCCCATCAACACATAAATACTATTGTCTTCATACTATATACTGCAAAAGAAAAAGACACTGACAGTATCATAATACCGGTGTCACTATACACACTTTACAGAATCACAAAAAATTTGCACATAAAAATTGGACATTGAATAGTATATATTGAAAAAAAAAGAGACAATCATAGGAGGTTTTTCATGCTAGCCATTTCAAATAAAGAAAGAGCCACGGATAACGTTATTATATTTGTTCACATACCTAAAACTGGAGGCACTACCCTATGCTCAATCATAGAAAAACAATATAAGGACTACTATGACATAGCACAATTAAAAATTCCTCTTTCACAATACCTTAAAAAAGATGACACAAAAAGACTAGAGGTTATAAGAGGCCATTTTAGTTTTGGTATCCATAGGCTTTTGCCCCAGGACAAACATACTTATATCACTATACTCAGGGATCCCATTGAACGAGTAATATCCGCTTTTTACTATATACGAAGATCAAAACCCCATAAACTGCATAACATAGTTAAAAATATCACCCTTTATGAATTCGTAACTAATAAAAGATTTGACCATCAAACACTTAATAAACAGACCCACATGTTAGCAGGAAAAAAGGATGCCGACTTACAGGAAGCTAAAAACAATTTGAAAAAATATTTTTCTGTAGTTGGAATCACTAAGCGGTACGAAGAAACTCTATATGTTATGGGTAAGAAGCTAGACTGGAAAATTGATAACTATAAAAAAAGAAAAGTAACACAGAATAGACCAACTGTAGAAGAAATACCTAAGGATGTCATCAAAATAATAAGAAACAAGAACCAAAAAGATATGAAACTCTATCAATTCGCCAATATACTATTAGATAAACAGTTGCAACAGCTCTAAAATCGATTTTCCCATAGATAGTAGTATATGTAATATTATTTTATAGAAAGTGAGAGATAAAAGTGGAGACCAGCGTCGATATCATACTATTAAATTACAACACACAACCTATGTTGAAAAATTGTATTAAAAGCATTGAAAAACATACTAAATTTTCCTACCGCTTAATTATTATTGACAATAACAGTCAAGATGAAAGTAAGAAATATCTTAATAGATTAAGGAAAAAAGATATGACCCTTGTCTATAACAAAAAAAACTTAGGAGTTTCTAAAGCCTGGAATCAAGGTATTAAAAAGGGTAAAGGTAAATATATTCTTTTTTTAAATCCCGATACACTAGTTTCTCCAAACTGGCTAACAAAAATTGTCCATTGTGTAGAAAGCGATAAGAAAATAGCAGTTGTGGGTACTAAACAAATTAATGAAAAAGGTCGCATTGTTCATGGGGGAATTTTAGAAAAGAATGGGAGGCGAATAAACC contains the following coding sequences:
- a CDS encoding GTP-binding protein codes for the protein MDICKGKIKESQDHREDMNIVIVGHVDHGKSTIIGRLLADTDSLPEGKLEQVKEMCRRNSKPFEYAFLLDALKDEQAQGITIDTARCFFKTIKRNYLILDSPGHIEFLKNMITGASRAEAALLVIDADEGIKENSRRHGYMLSMLGIKQVSVLINKMDLVKYDEEVYKNIVKELNNFFKKINISAKSFVPVSGMKGDNVVSFSKEMNWYDGETVLETLDSFRKEKKHEDRPFRMPVQAVYKFTKDGDSRRIVSGTVTSGKLSVGDEVIFYPSGKKSRVKSIEGFNKEKQLSVATGYATGFTLEQQIYITRGEIATCLNQYKPSVTSRIKVNLFWLGKFPMAKDKKYILKLGTTKVDVSLEKINMIIDASNLEKQKKDIVEKHDVAECILKLDKAIAFDLTHVIQETSRFVIVDNYQITGGGIIGTALEDEQTWIREKIFIRDNKWEKSWITKEIRAEKYNQKPIMILITGEKDAQKKKIGKALEKKLVDDGKIAYFLGIGNVLYGVDADIKSQVKDNKEECLRRLAEVANIMLDAGVILIVTATELFQNDLDIVKTTINSDKIETIWIGENVTTDIKYDLLIPSHDSIEKVVAKIKVILQEEGIIFKPW
- a CDS encoding sulfotransferase family protein, which gives rise to MLAISNKERATDNVIIFVHIPKTGGTTLCSIIEKQYKDYYDIAQLKIPLSQYLKKDDTKRLEVIRGHFSFGIHRLLPQDKHTYITILRDPIERVISAFYYIRRSKPHKLHNIVKNITLYEFVTNKRFDHQTLNKQTHMLAGKKDADLQEAKNNLKKYFSVVGITKRYEETLYVMGKKLDWKIDNYKKRKVTQNRPTVEEIPKDVIKIIRNKNQKDMKLYQFANILLDKQLQQL
- a CDS encoding sulfate adenylyltransferase subunit 2; the protein is MYHLDRLESKSIYILREAYSEFTNLCMLWSIGKDSTVLLWLARKAFFGHVPFPLIHIDTNYKIPEMIEHRDKLAMEWKLDMIYGQNRDALEKKQTFPDGNATRIECCKNLKTEALVNTLNGKWPRYRINHETGRYEEDRNTTPFKGVIVGIRADEEGSRSKERYFSPRDKKSSWDIGDQPPEFWNQFNTDFAPGTHVRIHPLLDWTELDIWEYIKRENIPMVSLYFDQGDGKRYRSLGCYPCTKPIESNAKNVDEIIEELKTGKFSNIAERAGREQDKEDGGGLEELRTGGYM